The Pseudanabaena galeata CCNP1313 genome includes a region encoding these proteins:
- a CDS encoding response regulator: MISAHNPSNELERVAALYQCNILDTESEQGFDDITELAAHICQTPIALVSLLDKDRQWFKSKVGLEVTETPRSLSFCAHAILTDGIFVVADALHDERFVDNPLVTHTPNIRFYAGVPIKTVEGYALGSLCVLDHKPRELTQAQLSALKLLGRQAAYIIETRRSLTEVNRLAVPTKIKHPQAKGIFVKKIAFWMSLAATMVISMGIISFDNLSNLRDINSAILQQRETLEKINQPLNRLRELKVVMMNYLLSNSSDSLKKYEVLALQLEQDLQVLKQLSLGNSSHIYDQQKSDRYKNMLLLLVQHINREMSDSRQIVLLYQTAGISATQKKISDLNHQNHLDLAEVQLEELIALETSNLMQWLQKRKTSIISAVDISLITLLSTLVVLAILFYVVRHEITIRRKLANSLKQERDFTVAVLDTAATLVIVLDLEGKIIRFNRECERVTGYYYEEVHNQHFWKIFLLPEDVPSVRKNLSKVTSQNSPNSYENYWITKHGERRLISWSTTSLLNSDGKIDFVVATGLDITDRKQVEEEVRLQNWRSLVFSQITLRIRQSLNINEILSTTVDEVRRFLKADRVLAYRFDGEWDGTVVVESVEPPWIPSLGSDVKDICFRHRLWEKYRQGRRVINDDIPNSDMPDCYKKLMAQFQVQANLVVPILEKENLWGLLIVHQCSCTRHWRSFEIDFLTELGTQVGIALYQATLLEQETLRREQLSQQNLALEEARHQAEVATKLKSSFLATMSHEIRTPMNAVLGMTGLLADTELSPLQKDFVETVRISGENLLTLINEILDFSKLEADEMELEEISFDLNTCVEEVTELLAMLAQSKGLELASLIHQNVPIYLCGDVSRVKQVLMNLVSNAIKFTSKGEVIVKVSLRAETESTATIEFRVIDTGIGISPTAQKKLFQPFTQVDASTNRKYGGTGLGLAICKQLVDLMRGEIGIDSEEGRGSQFWFRISFVKESPEAIAERPPRREINLKDIRVLVVDDNATNCKILTYQLTAWQMRVDAVQSASDAIAILRAAVAEGDRYQLAILDMQMPDLDGEMLGAKIKADPTLQDIKLIMLTSLNQRGGISRVKEMGFEFYLVKPVKQSRLLDILMEVVSIDTNRKSLPISPLIGLDDITTKISKLKILIAEDSPINQKVALHQLRSFGYDADVAGNGKEVLDLLKHIHYDIILMDCQMPEMDGYEATIAIRQLDSPKSKIVIVAMTANAMREDRDRCIASGMDDYLSKPIRKEDLAQKLAAWERKINAQNAIASSEITVKAITDDRDTHTSLLERDLNITESLPLIDWIYIDDIADGNEEFKTELIETFIDSTSKGLEQLEAAIASNDYRKISQIAHFIKGSASNLGMISIAAIAQDLELIGHNQKEANMKEILESMQSLLTQIQHFTS, from the coding sequence ATGATTTCTGCTCACAACCCCTCAAATGAACTGGAAAGAGTAGCCGCTCTATATCAGTGTAATATCCTAGATACTGAGTCAGAGCAAGGCTTTGATGATATCACCGAATTGGCTGCTCATATTTGTCAAACCCCGATCGCTTTAGTAAGTTTGCTAGACAAAGATCGGCAATGGTTTAAGTCAAAAGTTGGGTTAGAGGTAACAGAAACCCCAAGAAGTCTATCTTTTTGCGCTCATGCAATTCTTACAGATGGAATTTTTGTAGTTGCTGACGCGCTTCATGATGAGAGGTTTGTTGACAATCCCCTAGTCACCCATACTCCAAATATTCGCTTTTATGCAGGCGTTCCCATTAAAACTGTAGAAGGTTATGCCCTAGGAAGCTTGTGTGTACTTGACCATAAGCCTAGAGAGCTTACGCAAGCGCAACTTTCTGCTCTTAAGTTATTAGGTCGTCAAGCTGCATACATTATTGAAACTCGTCGTAGCTTAACTGAAGTCAATCGTTTGGCTGTCCCCACAAAAATTAAACATCCCCAAGCAAAAGGAATCTTTGTCAAGAAAATTGCCTTTTGGATGAGCCTCGCCGCAACAATGGTCATTAGTATGGGCATAATTTCTTTTGACAATTTGAGCAACTTACGAGATATCAACAGCGCGATTCTGCAACAACGCGAAACCTTAGAAAAAATTAATCAGCCGCTTAATCGTTTGCGCGAATTAAAAGTTGTAATGATGAATTATCTACTATCTAATAGCTCAGATAGTTTGAAAAAATATGAGGTTTTAGCTTTGCAGTTGGAGCAAGATTTACAAGTTCTTAAGCAGCTATCTTTAGGCAATAGTAGCCATATATACGATCAGCAAAAGAGCGATCGCTATAAAAACATGCTGCTTCTGTTAGTCCAACACATTAACAGAGAAATGAGTGACTCTCGCCAAATTGTGTTGCTCTATCAAACTGCTGGCATCAGCGCGACCCAGAAAAAAATAAGTGATTTGAATCACCAAAACCATCTAGATCTTGCCGAGGTGCAGTTAGAAGAACTGATCGCTTTAGAAACAAGCAACTTAATGCAGTGGTTACAGAAACGTAAAACTTCGATCATTAGTGCTGTAGATATTTCTCTAATTACACTCCTATCTACTCTAGTTGTGCTAGCAATATTATTTTATGTTGTGAGACATGAAATAACTATCCGACGCAAGTTAGCTAATAGCTTGAAACAAGAGCGGGATTTTACAGTTGCTGTATTGGATACGGCTGCAACACTAGTAATAGTCTTAGATCTAGAAGGTAAAATCATCCGATTTAATCGAGAATGTGAACGGGTGACTGGTTATTATTATGAAGAAGTACATAATCAACACTTTTGGAAGATTTTTTTGTTGCCCGAAGATGTTCCATCAGTTCGTAAAAATCTTTCTAAAGTAACTTCTCAAAACTCACCAAATTCCTACGAAAACTATTGGATAACTAAACATGGAGAGCGTCGTTTAATTTCTTGGTCAACCACATCTCTACTAAATTCAGATGGCAAAATTGATTTTGTCGTTGCTACTGGATTGGATATCACCGATCGCAAACAAGTTGAAGAAGAAGTCCGCTTGCAAAATTGGCGATCGTTGGTTTTCTCCCAAATTACTTTACGAATTCGCCAATCACTAAATATAAATGAGATCTTAAGTACTACTGTTGACGAAGTTCGCAGATTCCTCAAAGCAGATCGAGTCTTAGCATATCGCTTTGATGGCGAATGGGATGGTACAGTTGTGGTTGAGTCAGTGGAGCCACCTTGGATTCCGTCATTGGGCTCAGATGTTAAAGATATCTGTTTCCGACATAGGCTTTGGGAAAAATACCGCCAAGGTCGTAGAGTCATCAATGATGATATCCCTAATTCAGACATGCCAGATTGCTATAAGAAATTGATGGCTCAATTTCAAGTACAGGCAAACTTAGTCGTCCCAATTCTCGAAAAGGAAAACTTATGGGGACTCCTCATAGTGCATCAATGTAGTTGTACAAGACATTGGCGGAGCTTTGAGATTGACTTTTTAACGGAGCTAGGAACCCAAGTGGGGATAGCTCTCTATCAAGCAACTCTATTAGAACAAGAAACACTACGTCGTGAACAATTATCACAACAAAACCTAGCCTTAGAGGAAGCTCGTCATCAAGCTGAAGTTGCCACTAAGCTGAAAAGCTCTTTCCTCGCCACCATGAGCCATGAAATTCGCACACCAATGAATGCAGTGCTAGGGATGACAGGTTTACTAGCCGATACTGAACTTTCGCCTCTACAAAAAGATTTTGTGGAAACAGTAAGAATCAGTGGCGAAAATCTGTTGACACTAATTAATGAGATTCTTGATTTTTCTAAGCTTGAAGCCGATGAAATGGAATTAGAAGAGATTAGTTTTGACCTTAACACTTGTGTTGAGGAAGTAACCGAGCTATTAGCGATGCTGGCTCAGTCCAAAGGTTTAGAACTAGCTTCACTAATTCATCAAAATGTCCCGATTTATTTATGTGGAGATGTTTCACGGGTTAAGCAGGTATTAATGAATCTAGTCAGCAATGCCATTAAATTTACTTCAAAAGGGGAAGTTATCGTCAAAGTTTCACTCAGAGCAGAAACTGAATCCACTGCAACGATTGAATTTAGAGTAATTGATACAGGTATTGGGATATCGCCTACAGCCCAGAAAAAACTGTTTCAACCATTCACCCAAGTTGATGCTTCGACTAACCGTAAATATGGTGGTACTGGTTTAGGCTTGGCAATTTGTAAGCAATTAGTCGATCTTATGAGAGGTGAAATTGGCATCGATAGTGAGGAAGGGCGAGGTTCACAGTTTTGGTTTAGAATTTCCTTTGTGAAGGAATCTCCCGAAGCGATCGCTGAGCGTCCACCACGGCGTGAAATTAATCTCAAAGATATTCGCGTATTAGTAGTAGATGATAATGCAACTAATTGCAAAATCCTAACCTATCAACTAACGGCTTGGCAGATGCGGGTCGATGCAGTGCAATCCGCATCAGATGCGATCGCTATTTTACGTGCAGCAGTTGCTGAAGGCGATCGCTATCAGTTAGCAATTTTAGACATGCAGATGCCTGACCTTGATGGCGAAATGTTAGGTGCAAAGATTAAAGCTGACCCGACGTTACAAGATATCAAATTAATTATGCTGACCTCTCTAAATCAACGAGGTGGCATCAGCCGCGTTAAAGAAATGGGATTTGAGTTTTACCTTGTCAAACCAGTCAAACAATCTCGCTTACTAGATATTTTGATGGAAGTAGTTTCTATAGATACTAATCGCAAATCTTTGCCAATTTCTCCACTCATCGGGTTAGATGATATAACTACCAAGATTTCTAAGCTAAAAATCTTGATTGCTGAGGATAGTCCGATCAACCAAAAAGTTGCTTTACATCAGTTAAGGAGCTTTGGCTACGATGCGGATGTAGCAGGAAATGGGAAAGAAGTTCTCGATTTACTCAAGCACATCCACTATGACATTATCTTAATGGATTGCCAGATGCCAGAGATGGACGGCTATGAGGCAACGATAGCTATTCGACAACTAGATTCACCTAAAAGTAAGATTGTCATCGTGGCTATGACCGCTAATGCCATGAGAGAAGATCGCGATCGCTGCATTGCCAGTGGGATGGACGACTATCTCAGTAAACCGATTCGCAAAGAAGATCTTGCTCAAAAATTAGCTGCATGGGAAAGAAAAATTAATGCTCAGAATGCGATCGCCTCTTCTGAAATTACAGTTAAGGCAATAACTGACGATCGAGATACTCATACCAGTCTCCTAGAGCGCGATCTCAATATTACTGAATCATTACCATTAATTGATTGGATATATATTGATGATATTGCTGATGGTAATGAAGAGTTTAAGACTGAACTTATCGAAACTTTTATCGATTCTACATCTAAGGGTTTAGAGCAACTCGAAGCTGCGATCGCGTCCAATGACTATCGTAAGATTTCCCAAATTGCTCATTTTATCAAAGGTTCAGCGAGTAACTTAGGTATGATTTCAATTGCGGCGATCGCTCAAGATTTAGAGCTAATTGGACATAATCAAAAAGAAGCAAACATGAAGGAGATTCTAGAAAGTATGCAGTCTCTATTGACTCAAATTCAACATTTTACTTCCTAA
- a CDS encoding Yip1 family protein → MNPTEPNSADLDAIATDIIPDRDTSPQPPQTLGTFLDRLYGTLFLPQVTFEQLKTNPNFVQAAIVIASVNTLETLRLDQVVSFRIIWSVISGIIGWLFFTFLLKQLANVFQKNVEMRELLTLTGFASLPWLFMAPALSLSPRFRVIAAIAVIIWFIVWQVWSASVALGIKIWKTLAIVPLAIFGGMVALIWLGNTLKLILSIRL, encoded by the coding sequence ATGAATCCCACTGAGCCAAATTCTGCTGATTTAGATGCGATCGCCACAGATATTATCCCTGACAGGGACACATCGCCTCAACCGCCGCAAACACTGGGAACGTTTCTGGATCGCCTCTATGGGACGCTGTTTTTACCGCAAGTGACCTTTGAGCAACTCAAAACCAATCCTAACTTTGTCCAAGCAGCGATCGTTATTGCTTCGGTAAATACTCTGGAAACCTTACGTCTTGACCAAGTTGTAAGTTTCAGAATCATCTGGTCAGTGATTAGTGGAATTATTGGTTGGTTATTTTTCACTTTTCTCCTCAAACAGTTAGCTAATGTTTTTCAAAAAAACGTTGAGATGCGTGAATTGCTTACCCTAACAGGTTTTGCGAGTTTGCCTTGGCTATTTATGGCTCCTGCATTGAGTTTGTCGCCACGATTTCGGGTTATTGCGGCGATCGCAGTGATCATCTGGTTTATCGTCTGGCAAGTATGGAGCGCATCCGTAGCGTTAGGAATCAAAATCTGGAAAACTTTGGCGATCGTACCTCTAGCAATTTTTGGCGGTATGGTTGCTCTGATTTGGTTAGGCAATACTCTAAAGTTGATACTGAGTATTAGGCTGTAG
- the aroA gene encoding 3-phosphoshikimate 1-carboxyvinyltransferase, translated as MIDLDTTQTHHLLNINASQLPQGLRGKISIPGDKSISHRALMLGSLAEGETTIRGLLLGEDPRSTAACFSAMGAEISELNSELVTVKGIGLGNLKEPLDVLNAGNSGTTLRLMLGILASHPDRFFTVTGDHSLRSRPMSRVVNPLRQMGANIWGRENGARAPLAISGQNLKAIHYQSPVASAQVKSCIMLAGLMTDGETIITEPERSRDHSERMLAAFGAKVSLDLDTNTVGIKGGAKLVGQEVTVPGDISSAAFWLVAASIVPNSDLVIENVGINPTRTGILEILAEMGADIAYENQREVTGEPVADLRVRSANLKACRIGGAVIPRLIDEIPILAIAASCAEGTTTIEDAAELRVKESDRIVAMVKEMTKMGANVTELPDGMAIVGGKSLVGAEVDSYNDHRVAMSLAIAALVAKGKTTINRAESAAISYPSFIPTLQSLYA; from the coding sequence ATGATAGACCTCGACACTACTCAAACTCATCATCTCCTTAACATTAATGCAAGCCAATTGCCACAAGGTTTACGAGGGAAAATCTCGATCCCTGGAGACAAGTCGATTTCGCATCGAGCGTTAATGCTTGGCTCCCTAGCAGAGGGTGAGACAACAATTCGAGGTTTATTGCTAGGCGAAGATCCGCGCAGTACGGCAGCATGTTTTTCGGCAATGGGGGCAGAAATTTCGGAACTTAACTCGGAATTGGTCACAGTCAAGGGCATCGGGTTAGGTAATCTCAAGGAGCCGCTAGATGTTTTAAATGCGGGTAATTCGGGAACGACATTACGTTTGATGCTAGGAATTCTTGCCAGTCACCCCGATCGCTTTTTTACGGTTACAGGGGATCACTCTTTGCGATCGCGCCCCATGTCTCGAGTCGTCAATCCTTTGCGTCAAATGGGGGCAAATATCTGGGGTCGCGAAAATGGAGCGCGAGCACCGCTAGCGATTTCAGGGCAAAATCTTAAAGCAATTCACTATCAGTCGCCTGTAGCTTCGGCACAGGTCAAGTCCTGCATTATGTTAGCGGGATTAATGACGGATGGTGAAACGATTATCACGGAGCCAGAAAGATCTCGCGATCATAGTGAAAGAATGTTGGCTGCTTTCGGCGCAAAAGTGAGCCTTGATCTTGATACGAATACCGTCGGCATTAAGGGCGGCGCAAAACTAGTTGGACAGGAGGTGACTGTACCGGGGGACATCAGTTCAGCCGCATTTTGGTTGGTAGCTGCATCCATCGTTCCCAATTCGGATTTGGTAATTGAGAACGTCGGCATTAATCCCACCCGTACAGGTATTCTCGAAATTCTTGCCGAGATGGGTGCAGATATAGCCTATGAAAATCAACGTGAAGTTACGGGTGAACCTGTTGCTGATTTACGAGTACGCTCTGCAAATCTCAAGGCTTGTCGGATCGGTGGTGCGGTAATTCCACGGCTAATTGATGAGATTCCGATTTTAGCGATCGCTGCTAGTTGTGCAGAAGGAACTACCACCATCGAAGATGCTGCTGAGTTGCGTGTCAAGGAGAGCGATCGCATTGTGGCGATGGTCAAAGAAATGACAAAAATGGGCGCGAATGTGACCGAACTTCCTGATGGTATGGCGATCGTGGGAGGTAAATCTTTGGTAGGGGCGGAAGTTGACAGCTATAACGATCATCGAGTCGCGATGAGTCTAGCGATCGCGGCTCTAGTTGCTAAAGGTAAAACCACGATCAATCGTGCCGAGTCTGCGGCTATTTCTTACCCATCATTTATTCCTACCTTACAAAGTTTGTACGCATAA
- the purH gene encoding bifunctional phosphoribosylaminoimidazolecarboxamide formyltransferase/IMP cyclohydrolase: protein MKPLALLSVSDKTGLLDLARELSTTYNFQLISSGGTAKALKAAELEVTKVSDYTGAPEILGGRVKTLHPRIHGGILARLDLPEHQQDLADNEIQPIRIVVVNLYPFTETIAKPNVTLEDAIENIDIGGPTLIRASAKNYNHVAVLSSPSQYAEFLAELKANNGETTLEFRKKLAIAAFQHTQSYDKAIAEYLENEQKAEQEPLNKLASSYTLLCNNPKPLRYGENPHQPATWYQVGATPKGWSAAQQLQGKELSFNNLLDLEAARSIIAEFSDDLPCAVIIKHNNPCGVAIASTIAEAYQKAFEADATSAFGGIVALNRPIDEETANLLNKTFLECVVAPACVPSVSAILGKKQNLRVLVLSDLKHGSHETVKTLAGGMLVQRSDDEAVNPDTWKVVTQKQPAPEQLQELIFAWKVSRHVKSNAIAITKDCTTIGIGAGQTNRIGSAKIALEQAGDKAQGAFLASDGFFPFDDSVRTAAAAGIVAIVQPGGSMRDADSIKAADELGLVMVFTGLRHFLH from the coding sequence ATGAAACCCCTTGCCCTTTTGAGTGTTTCTGACAAAACAGGACTACTCGACCTTGCCCGTGAACTATCGACCACCTACAATTTTCAACTAATCAGTAGTGGTGGAACTGCCAAGGCACTCAAGGCGGCTGAGCTTGAAGTTACTAAGGTTTCTGACTATACAGGCGCACCTGAAATTTTAGGTGGACGAGTCAAAACCTTGCATCCACGGATTCATGGCGGCATTCTAGCCAGACTTGATCTACCAGAACATCAGCAAGACTTAGCTGATAACGAGATTCAACCAATTCGGATTGTGGTAGTTAACCTCTATCCATTTACCGAAACGATCGCTAAGCCTAATGTCACCCTTGAAGATGCGATCGAGAATATTGATATTGGTGGACCAACGCTGATTCGCGCCTCAGCAAAGAATTATAATCATGTTGCGGTATTGTCTAGCCCTAGCCAATATGCAGAGTTTCTAGCAGAGCTAAAAGCCAACAACGGCGAAACCACCCTAGAGTTTCGCAAGAAACTGGCGATCGCCGCTTTCCAACATACACAGTCCTATGATAAAGCGATCGCTGAGTATTTAGAAAATGAGCAGAAAGCAGAACAGGAGCCACTCAATAAGCTTGCTTCTTCCTATACTTTGCTATGCAACAATCCTAAGCCCCTACGTTATGGCGAAAATCCCCATCAACCTGCGACATGGTATCAAGTAGGTGCAACACCCAAAGGCTGGTCAGCCGCGCAACAACTTCAAGGCAAAGAACTCAGTTTCAATAACTTACTCGATCTCGAAGCAGCCCGCAGTATCATCGCCGAATTTAGCGACGATCTACCCTGTGCGGTGATCATCAAGCATAATAATCCTTGCGGTGTAGCGATCGCCTCCACCATTGCGGAAGCTTATCAAAAAGCCTTTGAAGCAGATGCCACTTCTGCATTTGGTGGTATCGTCGCCCTCAATCGTCCGATTGATGAAGAAACTGCCAATCTTTTGAACAAGACATTTTTAGAATGTGTAGTTGCTCCTGCCTGTGTTCCCAGTGTTTCTGCGATTCTGGGCAAAAAACAAAATTTACGGGTTTTAGTTCTATCCGATCTCAAACATGGTTCCCATGAAACAGTGAAGACGCTCGCGGGGGGAATGCTAGTCCAGAGATCTGACGATGAAGCGGTCAATCCTGACACATGGAAAGTAGTTACCCAAAAGCAGCCAGCTCCTGAGCAGTTGCAGGAACTAATTTTTGCGTGGAAAGTTAGTCGTCATGTCAAATCCAATGCGATCGCCATTACTAAAGACTGCACCACCATCGGCATAGGTGCTGGTCAAACCAACCGCATCGGCTCAGCCAAAATTGCTCTAGAGCAAGCAGGAGACAAAGCGCAGGGAGCATTCCTTGCAAGTGATGGCTTTTTCCCCTTTGATGACTCTGTACGCACTGCGGCAGCCGCAGGAATTGTGGCGATCGTTCAACCAGGAGGAAGTATGCGCGATGCCGACTCAATTAAAGCGGCTGATGAGCTTGGCTTAGTTATGGTATTTACAGGGCTTCGCCATTTCTTGCATTAA
- a CDS encoding glutathione S-transferase translates to MLIVFLSSVMYLPILYSFRRCPYAIRARMALAYAGVSYELREVSLKNKSREMLDISPKGTTPVMQIFTGQDFMVLEESLDIMNWAIQQYDPLNWQDLPDHSVAIAQQLIHTNDHEFKRALDRYKYPNRFPDQSQEDYRQQAEEFLKVLELQLQQRSPSDATHSFLISDRQTLSDIAIFPFVRQFAYVDIDWFLSSSYLHLQQWLKWHETSELFELVMQKFPVWTPAQAAIVIT, encoded by the coding sequence ATGCTAATTGTCTTTCTTAGTTCGGTTATGTATCTTCCCATTCTTTATTCTTTCAGACGTTGTCCCTATGCAATTCGCGCAAGAATGGCTCTTGCCTATGCAGGTGTCAGTTATGAACTGAGGGAAGTCTCTTTAAAGAATAAATCTAGAGAAATGCTTGATATTTCGCCCAAGGGAACAACACCTGTAATGCAAATATTTACTGGACAAGATTTTATGGTTTTGGAAGAGAGTCTCGATATTATGAATTGGGCAATTCAACAGTATGATCCTCTCAATTGGCAAGATTTACCTGATCATTCTGTAGCGATCGCGCAACAGCTTATCCATACCAATGACCATGAATTTAAACGCGCCCTTGATCGCTATAAGTACCCCAACCGATTCCCTGATCAATCGCAGGAAGACTATCGACAACAAGCGGAAGAGTTTCTCAAAGTTTTAGAACTTCAACTGCAACAGCGATCGCCATCTGATGCTACTCATAGTTTTTTGATTAGCGATCGGCAAACCCTCTCGGATATTGCGATTTTCCCCTTTGTGAGGCAGTTTGCCTATGTAGATATAGATTGGTTTCTCTCAAGTTCTTATTTGCATTTGCAGCAATGGCTAAAATGGCATGAAACTAGTGAGCTATTTGAGTTGGTGATGCAGAAGTTTCCTGTGTGGACACCAGCACAAGCAGCGATCGTGATTACTTGA
- a CDS encoding BMP family lipoprotein: protein MGIITNRVSSIVSGKNLWVAALGAILTGACNSTPTPPVSTAPASTTGATTASPDAKEFKAAMILVGPQNDSGWNQGHYEASKYVMEKQSGIQFDYVDKVNPGDRPNVKASQVADDLIAKGAKLVFFNSDDFKDDALETAKKHPTVSVIHASGDYAWKEGKNFKNQPNLSNVMPQIEYGRMISGCAAALNSETGKIGFVGPLINDETRRLVSASYLGARYCWQTYRKKNPEDLTFKVVWIGFWFNIPGQTLDPTKVSDDFYNSDFDVVMSGIDTPEVAVQGKKAAESGKKIKYLHYGLKTGCNVAPDICIGVPYYNWGPAYLDQTKKAKEGKFTGEFISAAPNWKDLNNPDTSAVGFEKGKALTPESDKFLTEFITGLGDGSISLFKGPLNYQDGTPFLKEGETATPQQIWYFTSLLQGIEGASK from the coding sequence ATGGGAATAATCACTAATAGAGTTTCTTCTATAGTCTCTGGCAAGAATCTATGGGTCGCAGCATTGGGAGCAATACTTACTGGAGCCTGTAATAGTACTCCCACACCTCCAGTCTCAACCGCTCCAGCATCAACCACAGGCGCAACCACCGCTTCTCCAGATGCAAAAGAATTTAAAGCCGCAATGATTTTAGTAGGCCCACAAAATGATTCTGGTTGGAACCAAGGTCATTACGAAGCCTCAAAATATGTAATGGAGAAGCAGTCAGGCATTCAATTTGACTATGTAGATAAGGTCAATCCAGGCGATCGCCCTAATGTTAAAGCTTCACAAGTAGCTGATGATCTAATTGCTAAGGGGGCAAAGCTAGTATTTTTCAACTCAGATGATTTTAAGGATGATGCTCTAGAAACTGCTAAAAAGCATCCTACTGTGTCCGTAATTCATGCCAGTGGCGATTACGCTTGGAAAGAAGGCAAAAACTTCAAAAACCAGCCAAATCTTAGCAATGTCATGCCTCAAATCGAGTATGGGCGAATGATTTCGGGATGTGCGGCGGCGCTCAATTCGGAGACGGGCAAAATCGGTTTTGTGGGGCCATTAATTAATGACGAAACCCGTAGACTCGTTTCGGCAAGTTATTTGGGCGCTAGGTATTGCTGGCAAACCTACCGCAAAAAGAATCCTGAAGACTTGACGTTTAAGGTGGTCTGGATTGGCTTCTGGTTCAATATTCCTGGGCAGACTCTCGATCCCACTAAAGTCTCCGATGACTTTTATAACAGTGACTTTGATGTGGTGATGAGTGGCATTGACACGCCTGAAGTCGCAGTCCAAGGCAAGAAAGCGGCGGAATCTGGCAAGAAGATCAAGTATCTACACTATGGACTCAAAACTGGTTGCAATGTTGCTCCCGATATTTGTATAGGTGTCCCCTATTACAACTGGGGACCCGCATACCTTGATCAAACCAAAAAAGCGAAGGAAGGCAAATTTACAGGGGAATTTATTTCCGCAGCACCTAACTGGAAGGATTTGAATAATCCTGATACTTCCGCAGTGGGATTTGAGAAGGGCAAAGCCTTGACTCCAGAAAGCGATAAGTTCTTGACAGAATTTATTACTGGTTTGGGTGATGGCAGCATCAGTCTTTTTAAAGGTCCTCTGAACTATCAAGATGGTACTCCTTTTCTGAAGGAAGGCGAGACGGCAACTCCACAACAGATCTGGTACTTTACCAGCTTGTTGCAAGGTATTGAAGGTGCAAGTAAATAA